A single Deltaproteobacteria bacterium DNA region contains:
- the murG gene encoding undecaprenyldiphospho-muramoylpentapeptide beta-N-acetylglucosaminyltransferase has product MRKKVLIGGGGTGGHLYTAIALSELLTEKDMDVLIIGSSHGIENRILKKYDFKYILLPIYGFMGKKIFYKLKSVFSLLYATIRVFLIILRFKPQAVIGVGGFVSFPVVFAAFMLAKKRAILEQNSIPGKANKLLSHISNMVFVNFPQTKNYFKCNVEVVGNPVRKLTSCTERRDFLHNGTLHLLVLGGSRGAHSINEAMMTFAKMYVKTKKKKIFVVHQTGREDYKKVKKSYEILNLSWEVYDFIEDMGRVYEKSDMVLSRAGASVISEIACAGLPAIFVPFPYAIYHHQYINAKYAEETGGSITIEDSKLNGNVIGEIISDIDKNRLFSMSKGIRKLYNNQSIERIYHWIS; this is encoded by the coding sequence TATGGATGTTTTAATTATTGGCTCTTCCCATGGTATAGAGAACAGAATCCTTAAGAAATATGATTTTAAATACATTTTGCTTCCGATATATGGTTTTATGGGAAAGAAAATATTTTATAAGTTAAAAAGTGTTTTTTCTCTTCTTTATGCAACGATAAGAGTGTTCTTGATTATTTTAAGATTCAAACCGCAGGCTGTGATTGGCGTAGGAGGCTTTGTGTCTTTTCCTGTTGTTTTTGCCGCTTTTATGCTCGCGAAGAAAAGAGCAATTTTAGAGCAAAATTCTATCCCCGGAAAGGCAAACAAATTGCTTTCTCACATTTCAAATATGGTATTTGTTAATTTTCCACAAACAAAGAATTATTTTAAATGTAATGTTGAGGTGGTAGGAAATCCGGTAAGAAAATTAACTTCATGCACCGAGAGGAGAGATTTTTTACATAACGGTACACTGCATCTCCTGGTCCTGGGCGGAAGTCGCGGTGCGCATAGCATAAACGAAGCGATGATGACATTTGCAAAGATGTATGTGAAAACCAAAAAGAAGAAGATTTTTGTAGTTCATCAAACAGGTAGAGAAGATTATAAAAAGGTAAAAAAGAGCTATGAAATATTGAATTTATCCTGGGAAGTCTATGATTTTATAGAGGACATGGGAAGGGTGTATGAGAAAAGTGATATGGTTTTGAGCAGAGCAGGAGCCAGCGTGATAAGTGAAATTGCCTGTGCGGGACTGCCTGCAATTTTTGTACCTTTTCCTTATGCGATATATCATCATCAGTATATAAACGCAAAGTATGCAGAAGAAACGGGCGGAAGTATAACAATAGAAGATTCAAAACTTAACGGAAATGTAATTGGTGAAATTATCTCCGATATAGATAAAAATAGATTATTTTCTATGTCTAAAGGCATAAGAAAACTGTATAATAACCAGAGCATTGAAAGAATATATCACTGGATTTCTTAG